Below is a window of Candidatus Neomarinimicrobiota bacterium DNA.
TCAATATCCACACCGGCAGGAAGATCAAGCTTCATCAATGCTTCTACTGTTTTGGGTGTTGAGTTTAAAATATCAATTAACCGTTTATGAATTTTCGTCTGAAACTGTTCACGCGATTTCTTATCTACGAAAGGCGAACGCAGTACAGTGTAAATCGTTCGTTTGGTAGGTAGTGGTATCGGTCCGGAAATAATAGCTCCGGTAGATTTTGCAGTTTTCACGATTTTTTCCGTGGACTTATCGATCAATGAATGATCGTAAGCCTTCAAACTAATGCGTATGGTTTGTTTAGCCACAGTTTATCCTTAACTATTCTACAATCTCAGTGACAA
It encodes the following:
- the rpsJ gene encoding 30S ribosomal protein S10; amino-acid sequence: MAKQTIRISLKAYDHSLIDKSTEKIVKTAKSTGAIISGPIPLPTKRTIYTVLRSPFVDKKSREQFQTKIHKRLIDILNSTPKTVEALMKLDLPAGVDIEIKV